Proteins encoded together in one Carya illinoinensis cultivar Pawnee chromosome 3, C.illinoinensisPawnee_v1, whole genome shotgun sequence window:
- the LOC122305180 gene encoding putative clathrin assembly protein At5g35200, which produces MSGAGTQNSLRKALGALKDTTTVSLAKVNSDYKELDIAIVKATNHVERPTKEKHIRAIFSAISATRPRADVAYCIHALARRLSRTHNWAVALKTLIVIHRALREVDPTFHEELINYGRSRSHMLNMSHFKDDSSPNAWDYSAWVRMYALFLEERLECFRVLKYDIETDRPRTKDLETAELLDQLPALQQLLFRVLGCQPQGAAIHNFVIQLALSMVASESIKIYQAISDGTVNLVDKFFEMQRHDAMKALDIYRRAGLQADRLLEFYETCRSLDIGRGEKFIKIEQPPASFLQAMEEYVKEAPRGSTFRKDQAVDKIASPKEVLAIEYKKAPEVQEERPASPPPPPPEPVKVEAPVVEPDLLGLHDPTPEASELDEKNALALAIVPVADQPRSAAPNQVNGTTGWELALVTAPSSNESVTAASKLAGGLDKLTLDSLYDDAIRRSNQNVSYNPWEPVPMAGAMVHQTSQDPFFASNTVAAPHTVQMAAMANQQQAFMLQQQQQMMMMDPQQQQGLNPFGNPYGASVHPYGSGMPVQAYNPYTGLI; this is translated from the exons atgTCTGGAGCGGGTACGCAGAATAGCTTGAGAAAAGCACTTGGGGCCCTCAAGGACACCACCACGGTTTCCTTGGCTAAAGTCAACAGTGATTACAAG GAATTGGACATTGCTATAGTTAAAGCCACCAACCATGTTGAGCGCCCGACAAAGGAAAAGCACATTAGAG CTATATTTTCTGCCATTTCAGCTACACGACCTCGGGCTGATGTTGCATATTGCATCCATGCTCTTGCCAGACGGTTATCAAGGACACATAATTGGGCA GTTGCTTTGAAAACTTTGATCGTAATTCATCGTGCTTTGAGGGAAGTGGACCCTACATTTCATGAAGAACTTATTAATTATGGAAGAAGTAGAAGCCATATGCTTAACATGTCTCATTTCAAAGATGACTCAAGTCCTAATG CATGGGATTATTCTGCTTGGGTCCGTATGTATGCCTTATTTTTGGAAGAGAGGCTGGAATGCTTTCGTGTGTTGAAGTATGACATTGAGACAGATCGCCCT AGGACGAAAGATCTGGAAACTGCTGAACTGCTTGATCAGTTGCCAGCATTACAACAGCTACTTTTTCGTGTGCTTGGTTGCCAG CCACAAGGGGCAGCAATTCATAACTTCGTCATTCAGTTAGCACTTTCAATG GTGGCTTCAGAAAGCATAAAAATTTATCAAGCTATAAGTGATGGCACGGTCAATTTGGTAGACAAG TTCTTTGAGATGCAACGCCATGATGCCATGAAGGCGCTCGATATATACAGGAGGGCAGGGCTGCAG GCTGATCGACTATTGGAATTTTATGAAACATGTAGAAGTCTTGATATTGGCCGTGGGGAGAAGTTTATTAAGATCGAGCAG CCACCTGCATCATTTCTACAAGCCATGGAAGAGTATGTGAAAGAAGCTCCACGGGGTTCAACATTTCGCAAGGACCAA GCGGTTGATAAAATTGCCTCCCCCAAGGAAGTCTTGGCCATAGAATATAAGAAGGCCCCAGAGGTGCAGGAGGAACGTCCAGCATcgccacctccacctccacctgaACCAGTGAAAGTAGAAGCGCCTGTAGTTGAACCTGATTTGTTG GGTCTGCATGATCCAACTCCAGAAGCTTCAGAATTAGATGAGAAGAATGCTCTAGCTTTGGCTATTGTTCCAGTTG CTGATCAACCAAGATCTGCCGCTCCAAATCAAGTAAATGGAACTACGGGCTGGGAGTTGGCACTTGTCACTGCTCCAAGCTCAAATGAGAGTGTGACAGCTGCTAGCAAACTG GCTGGAGGATTAGACAAGCTTACACTAGACAGCCTTTATGACGATGCAATCAGAAGAAGTAACCAGAATGTGAGCTACAACCCATGGGAGCCAGTCCCAATGGCTGGTGCCATGGTGCATCAGACATCACAAGATCCGTTTTTTGCCTCCAACACAGTGGCTGCACCACATACTGTACAGATGGCAGCAATGGCCAACCAGCAGCAGGCCTTCATGTTACAGCAGCAACagcagatgatgatgatggaccCACAACAGCAACAGGGTTTAAATCCTTTTGGAAATCCATATGGAGCAAGTGTCCACCCCTATGGCTCAGGTATGCCTGTTCAAGCCTACAATCCATACACAGGCCTTATCTAG
- the LOC122305181 gene encoding N-alpha-acetyltransferase 35, NatC auxiliary subunit isoform X1, with the protein MADNGAQEAAVDISVLARASIPFGDNSVWADVSPLLEAACKDLRDGDLIHGDNFNLFAAMSALEIMDPKMDSGIVCKYYSVDEAIENGAAPVPISFDKTVDVQRAIDIMDHLLACEATWHKGHSLAQTVFSCIYLLRPDRTSSHALLHSYCRVIRATCKAVISVVSDARTHEEEDLFTMAYGLPLDGDGDEKCLSLLNAVEETTSRQLRACKAQSSRRRVLEDIEPLQTNLDLEEGYCKALLCRLRFRKHFYHVLTSMRRPQGRGLELARKHISSCILELECILKSSEFLRSSACGSCEDIIDDSTTGSGCQPVGFDASLNSRLSAPTPPRAIKILSWKKAIEYFVKLLHDLDILCSYSLDPLLEGVLQFVVQFQKSQPDLVARSHLQLLLLQDGKLYGRDSIFAVITRAAALPEVTKNHDIQKNEYIVQLGQLVINMLKILCTNAAWQRRKLGKMLQDWRVIYVQLELVFRKDFGEVSSIPDDENICVKIFRHILLWVEEQTYWIASRFLILGFELELYSPSEYCMVYWYIYVVLIKLAEKTHLKMATRNDTSKRKAKKKRDSLKDMGREYRIPPAVLFVQCQMFLVEGLTMMLAALANEHMILQSPSPFNTEQERFIQHFELLQKACVPDHISYPSFKESTAYARFSTLVMYNYFKDAQRIAKEVKSSFANDPEKLAELRKIEQVAEHNSIALNVMCRVGALDRTLKVSFEFGHHPYFATAVVKRS; encoded by the exons ATGGCCGATAATGGTGCCCAGGAAGCGGCAGTGGACATTTCCGTACTCGCACGCGCCTCCATTCCTTTTGGAGATAACTCGGTCTGGGCTGACGTCTCACCCCTCCTTGAAGCCGCATGTAAAG ATCTTCGAGATGGTGACCTTATTCATGGAgataattttaatctttttgctgccatgtctgcaTTGGAG ATAATGGATCCAAAGATGGATTCTGGTATTGTTTGTAAGTACTACTCTGTTGATGAAGCCATTGAGAATGGCGCTGCTCCAGTTCCTATTAGCTTTGACAAAACTGTTGATGTTCAACGTGCCATCGATATAATGGACCATCTTCTAGCGTGTGAG GCGACATGGCACAAGGGTCATTCATTGGCACAAACTGTCTTCTCTTGTATCTATCTTTTGAGGCCTGATAGGACATCTTCACACGCCTTGCTCCATTCTTATTGCAGAGTCATACGTGCAACCTGCAAAGCAGTTATTTCAGTTGTCTCGGATGCACGTACACATGAA GAAGAGGATCTTTTTACAATGGCATACGGCCTTCCCTTGGATGGGGATGGAGATGAAAAGTGCTTATCATTGCTAAATGCTGTTGAAGAAACAACTTCTCGCCAATTGCGTGCTTGCAAAGCCCAATCCTCAAGAAGAAGAGTGTTAGAAG ATATAGAGCCATTACAGACAAATCTTGATCTGGAAGAGGGCTACTGCAAAGCATTGTTGTGCCGCTTACGCTTTCGTAAG CATTTTTACCATGTTCTTACGTCTATGAGGCGGCCTCAAGGGAGAGGTTTGGAGTTGGCAAGGAAACATATATCATCGTGCATATTGGAGCTAGAATGCATTCTCAAATCGTCAGAATTTCTTAGATCTAGTGCCTGTGGAAGTTGTGAGGATATCATAGACGATAGTACAACTGGTTCTGGCTGTCAACCAGTTGGGTTTGATGCCAGCTTAAATTCTAGATTATCTGCTCCTACTCCACCCCGTGCAATTAAAATTCTTAGCTGGAAAAAG GCCATTGAATATTTTGTGAAACTTCTTCATGATCTAGACATTCTATGTTCCTACTCCTTGGACCCATTGTTAGAAGGAGTTTTGCAGTTCGTGGTTCAGTTCCAAAAATCTCAACCTGATTTGGTTGCGAGATCTCATCTCCAG CTTCTGCTACTTCAAGATGGGAAACTTTATGGGCGGGATTCTATATTTGCTGTGATCACCAGAGCTGCAGCATTGCCcgaggttacaaagaaccatgATATTCAGAAGAATGAATATATTGTGCAACTAGGACAG TTAGTGATCAATATGCTCAAAATTCTATGTACAAATGCTGCGTGGCAAAGGCGTAAGCTGGGGAAAATGCTTCAAGATTGGCGTGTTATCTATGTACAG CTAGAGCTGGTGTTTCGAAAAGATTTTGGGGAGGTCTCAAGCATTCCAGATGACGAG AATATATGTGTGAAAATATTCCGGCATATCCTCCTTTGGGTAGAGGAGCAAACATACTGGATAGCCTCCCGTTTTCTTATTTTGGGTTTTGAGTTGGAGCTCTATTCCCCAAGTGAATATTGCAtggtatattggtatatttatGTTGTCTTGATCAAGCTTGCAGAGAAAACACATCTTAAGATGGCAACGAGGAATGACACTA GTAAACGAAaggcaaagaaaaaaagagattcCCTTAAGGATATGGGCAGGGAATACCGAATTCCACCTGCAGTCTTGTTTGTTCAATGCCAAATGTTTCTTGTTGAAGGGCTCACAATG ATGCTTGCTGCTTTGGCGAATGAACACATGATCTTACAGAGTCCAAGTCCTTTTAATACAGAACAAGAG AGATTTATTCAGCACTTTGAACTGTTACAAAAAGCTTGCGTTCCTGATCACATCTCATACCCCTCATTCAAGGAATCGACAGCATATGCTCGCTTCTCt ACCCTGGTCATGTATAATTACTTTAAAGATGCCCAGAGGATTGCAAAGGAGGTCAAGAGTAGTTTTGCCAATGACCCTGAAAAATTGGCTGAACTCAGAAAGATAGAGCAAGTGGCAGAGCACAATAGCATTGCCTTGAATGTCATGTGCCGGGTAGGAGCCCTCGACCGTACACTAAAGGTTTCTTTCGAGTTTGGCCACCATCCTTACTTTGCTACCGCCGTCGTCAAGAGATCTTGA
- the LOC122305181 gene encoding N-alpha-acetyltransferase 35, NatC auxiliary subunit isoform X2: MADNGAQEAAVDISVLARASIPFGDNSVWADVSPLLEAACKDLRDGDLIHGDNFNLFAAMSALEIMDPKMDSGIVCKYYSVDEAIENGAAPVPISFDKTVDVQRAIDIMDHLLACEATWHKGHSLAQTVFSCIYLLRPDRTSSHALLHSYCRVIRATCKAVISVVSDARTHEEEDLFTMAYGLPLDGDGDEKCLSLLNAVEETTSRQLRACKAQSSRRRVLEDIEPLQTNLDLEEGYCKALLCRLRFRKHFYHVLTSMRRPQGRGLELARKHISSCILELECILKSSEFLRSSACGSCEDIIDDSTTGSGCQPVGFDASLNSRLSAPTPPRAIKILSWKKAIEYFVKLLHDLDILCSYSLDPLLEGVLQFVVQFQKSQPDLVARSHLQLLLLQDGKLYGRDSIFAVITRAAALPEVTKNHDIQKNEYIVQLGQLVINMLKILCTNAAWQRRKLGKMLQDWRVIYVQLELVFRKDFGEVSSIPDDENICVKIFRHILLWVEEQTYWIASRFLILGFELELYSPSEYCMVYWYIYVVLIKLAEKTHLKMATRNDTSKRKAKKKRDSLKDMGREYRIPPAVLFVQCQMFLVEGLTMMLAALANEHMILQSPSPFNTEQERFIQHFELLQKACVPDHISYPSFKESTAYARFSMPRGLQRRSRVVLPMTLKNWLNSER, encoded by the exons ATGGCCGATAATGGTGCCCAGGAAGCGGCAGTGGACATTTCCGTACTCGCACGCGCCTCCATTCCTTTTGGAGATAACTCGGTCTGGGCTGACGTCTCACCCCTCCTTGAAGCCGCATGTAAAG ATCTTCGAGATGGTGACCTTATTCATGGAgataattttaatctttttgctgccatgtctgcaTTGGAG ATAATGGATCCAAAGATGGATTCTGGTATTGTTTGTAAGTACTACTCTGTTGATGAAGCCATTGAGAATGGCGCTGCTCCAGTTCCTATTAGCTTTGACAAAACTGTTGATGTTCAACGTGCCATCGATATAATGGACCATCTTCTAGCGTGTGAG GCGACATGGCACAAGGGTCATTCATTGGCACAAACTGTCTTCTCTTGTATCTATCTTTTGAGGCCTGATAGGACATCTTCACACGCCTTGCTCCATTCTTATTGCAGAGTCATACGTGCAACCTGCAAAGCAGTTATTTCAGTTGTCTCGGATGCACGTACACATGAA GAAGAGGATCTTTTTACAATGGCATACGGCCTTCCCTTGGATGGGGATGGAGATGAAAAGTGCTTATCATTGCTAAATGCTGTTGAAGAAACAACTTCTCGCCAATTGCGTGCTTGCAAAGCCCAATCCTCAAGAAGAAGAGTGTTAGAAG ATATAGAGCCATTACAGACAAATCTTGATCTGGAAGAGGGCTACTGCAAAGCATTGTTGTGCCGCTTACGCTTTCGTAAG CATTTTTACCATGTTCTTACGTCTATGAGGCGGCCTCAAGGGAGAGGTTTGGAGTTGGCAAGGAAACATATATCATCGTGCATATTGGAGCTAGAATGCATTCTCAAATCGTCAGAATTTCTTAGATCTAGTGCCTGTGGAAGTTGTGAGGATATCATAGACGATAGTACAACTGGTTCTGGCTGTCAACCAGTTGGGTTTGATGCCAGCTTAAATTCTAGATTATCTGCTCCTACTCCACCCCGTGCAATTAAAATTCTTAGCTGGAAAAAG GCCATTGAATATTTTGTGAAACTTCTTCATGATCTAGACATTCTATGTTCCTACTCCTTGGACCCATTGTTAGAAGGAGTTTTGCAGTTCGTGGTTCAGTTCCAAAAATCTCAACCTGATTTGGTTGCGAGATCTCATCTCCAG CTTCTGCTACTTCAAGATGGGAAACTTTATGGGCGGGATTCTATATTTGCTGTGATCACCAGAGCTGCAGCATTGCCcgaggttacaaagaaccatgATATTCAGAAGAATGAATATATTGTGCAACTAGGACAG TTAGTGATCAATATGCTCAAAATTCTATGTACAAATGCTGCGTGGCAAAGGCGTAAGCTGGGGAAAATGCTTCAAGATTGGCGTGTTATCTATGTACAG CTAGAGCTGGTGTTTCGAAAAGATTTTGGGGAGGTCTCAAGCATTCCAGATGACGAG AATATATGTGTGAAAATATTCCGGCATATCCTCCTTTGGGTAGAGGAGCAAACATACTGGATAGCCTCCCGTTTTCTTATTTTGGGTTTTGAGTTGGAGCTCTATTCCCCAAGTGAATATTGCAtggtatattggtatatttatGTTGTCTTGATCAAGCTTGCAGAGAAAACACATCTTAAGATGGCAACGAGGAATGACACTA GTAAACGAAaggcaaagaaaaaaagagattcCCTTAAGGATATGGGCAGGGAATACCGAATTCCACCTGCAGTCTTGTTTGTTCAATGCCAAATGTTTCTTGTTGAAGGGCTCACAATG ATGCTTGCTGCTTTGGCGAATGAACACATGATCTTACAGAGTCCAAGTCCTTTTAATACAGAACAAGAG AGATTTATTCAGCACTTTGAACTGTTACAAAAAGCTTGCGTTCCTGATCACATCTCATACCCCTCATTCAAGGAATCGACAGCATATGCTCGCTTCTCt ATGCCCAGAGGATTGCAAAGGAGGTCAAGAGTAGTTTTGCCAATGACCCTGAAAAATTGGCTGAACTCAGAAAGATAG